One part of the Arabidopsis thaliana chromosome 1 sequence genome encodes these proteins:
- the ROP2 gene encoding RHO-related protein from plants 2 (RHO-related protein from plants 2 (ROP2); CONTAINS InterPro DOMAIN/s: Small GTP-binding protein (InterPro:IPR005225), Ras GTPase (InterPro:IPR001806), Ras (InterPro:IPR013753), Ras small GTPase, Rab type (InterPro:IPR003579), Ras small GTPase, Ras type (InterPro:IPR003577), Small GTPase, Rho type (InterPro:IPR003578); BEST Arabidopsis thaliana protein match is: RAC-like GTP binding protein 5 (TAIR:AT1G75840.1); Has 24645 Blast hits to 24619 proteins in 682 species: Archae - 9; Bacteria - 67; Metazoa - 12700; Fungi - 3846; Plants - 2697; Viruses - 20; Other Eukaryotes - 5306 (source: NCBI BLink).) gives MASRFIKCVTVGDGAVGKTCMLISYTSNTFPTDYVPTVFDNFSANVVVDGNTVNLGLWDTAGQEDYNRLRPLSYRGADVFILAFSLISKASYENIAKKWIPELRHYAPGVPIILVGTKLDLRDDKQFFIDHPGAVPITTNQGEELKKLIGSAVYIECSSKTQQNVKAVFDAAIKVVLQPPKQKKKKKNKNRCAFL, from the exons ATGGCGTCAAGGTTTATAAAGTGTGTGACCGTCGGAGATGGTGCCGTCGGAAAAACTTGCATGCTCATTTCTTACACTAGCAATACTTTTCCTACT GATTATGTGCCAACTGTTTTCGACAACTTCAGTGCTAATGTGGTTGTTGATGGCAACACTGTCAATCTTGGATTGTGGGATACTGCTG GTCAAGAGGACTACAACAGGTTACGACCTTTGAGTTACCGTGGTGCTGATGTTTTCATTCTTGCTTTCTCTCTTATTAGCAAGGCTAGCTATGAGAATATAGCCAAGAAG TGGATTCCTGAGCTCAGGCATTATGCTCCTGGTGTTCCCATTATCCTTGTTGGGACAAAACTCG ATCTTCGAGATGACAAGCAATTCTTTATAGATCATCCTGGTGCTGTGCCAATTACTACAAACCAG GGAGAGGAACTGAAGAAACTGATTGGATCTGCTGTCTACATTGAATGTAGTTCAAAGACACAGCAG AACGTGAAGGCAGTGTTTGATGCAGCTATAAAAGTGGTGCTTCAGCCAccaaagcagaagaagaagaaaaagaataagaacCGTTGCGCGTTCTTGTGA
- a CDS encoding DNA ligase-like protein (unknown protein; BEST Arabidopsis thaliana protein match is: unknown protein (TAIR:AT1G75860.1); Has 471 Blast hits to 438 proteins in 92 species: Archae - 0; Bacteria - 14; Metazoa - 217; Fungi - 43; Plants - 91; Viruses - 1; Other Eukaryotes - 105 (source: NCBI BLink).), whose product MSRYFTSPPPVYARNWANGQNLVEWTKIERPIVDSKKLHRKEKKEKKKEKKLKKEKKSLEQKYSTTKTVSYESEQLEKSCLTEEFEQPQVGYLSDGSQNSKKRRRETSPAVVESQIKATPVAGKPLRIRIVFKKPKEAEAVPQEDPVCSTSGTQRPSELPSSVSLPSICDHDVAVPSTSLESGKVAIISESKKRKKHKPSKESRYNSLFDELVPPCISLEEDDSSSDDWLFGTSRKENVSSAKSSYKTDEDTIMSLQTSRDCSSLPRAMLLSEVGIFSLPYTVPF is encoded by the exons atGTCACGATATTTCACATCCCCACCGCCTGTGTATGCGAGGAACTGGGCGAACGGTCAAAACTTGGTCGAATGGACTAAG ATCGAAAGACCAATAGTTGATTCTAAAAAGCTGCAtcggaaagagaagaaggagaaaaagaaagaaaagaaattaaagaaagagaagaaatccCTTGAACAGAAGTATTCCACAACCAAGACAGTCTCATATGAATCCGAACAGCTTGAGAAATCTTGTTTAACAGAAGAATTTGAGCAACCTCAGGTTGGATATTTGTCTGATGGTAGCCAGAACagtaagaagagaagaagggaaaCTTCTCCTGCTGTTGTTGAGAGTCAAATCAAAG CTACACCTGTAGCTGGTAAACCACTACGGATTCGTATTGTTTTCAAGAAACCGAAAGAAGCTGAAGCTGTACCTCAAGAGGATCCTGTTTGTTCCACTTCAGGGACTCAGAGACCTAGCGAATTACCAAGTTCTGTCTCTCTTCCAAGTATCTGTGATCATGATGTGGCTGTACCCTCAACTTCTCTTGAGAGTGGCAAGGTAGCAATTATTTCCgaatcaaagaagagaaagaaacataagCCTAGCAAAGAATCCCGGTACAATTCATTGTTTGATGAATTAGTTCCTCCCTGTATTTCCTTGGAGGAAGATGATAGCAGCAGCGATGACTGGCTTTTTGGAACAAGTCGGAAAGAAAATGTTTCTTCTGCCAAGTCTTCTTATAAGACTGATGAAGACACGATCATGAGCTTGCAGACGTCAAGAGATTGTTCCTCTTTGCCTAGAGCTATGTTATTGTCTGAAGTTGGAATTTTTTCATTACCATATACTGTCCCGTTTTAG
- a CDS encoding DNA ligase-like protein (unknown protein; FUNCTIONS IN: molecular_function unknown; INVOLVED IN: biological_process unknown; EXPRESSED IN: 24 plant structures; EXPRESSED DURING: 15 growth stages; BEST Arabidopsis thaliana protein match is: unknown protein (TAIR:AT1G75860.1); Has 30201 Blast hits to 17322 proteins in 780 species: Archae - 12; Bacteria - 1396; Metazoa - 17338; Fungi - 3422; Plants - 5037; Viruses - 0; Other Eukaryotes - 2996 (source: NCBI BLink).) yields MSRYFTSPPPVYARNWANGQNLVEWTKIERPIVDSKKLHRKEKKEKKKEKKLKKEKKSLEQKYSTTKTVSYESEQLEKSCLTEEFEQPQVGYLSDGSQNSKKRRRETSPAVVESQIKATPVAGKPLRIRIVFKKPKEAEAVPQEDPVCSTSGTQRPSELPSSVSLPSICDHDVAVPSTSLESGKMIAAAMTGFLEQVGKKMFLLPSLLIRLMKTRS; encoded by the exons atGTCACGATATTTCACATCCCCACCGCCTGTGTATGCGAGGAACTGGGCGAACGGTCAAAACTTGGTCGAATGGACTAAG ATCGAAAGACCAATAGTTGATTCTAAAAAGCTGCAtcggaaagagaagaaggagaaaaagaaagaaaagaaattaaagaaagagaagaaatccCTTGAACAGAAGTATTCCACAACCAAGACAGTCTCATATGAATCCGAACAGCTTGAGAAATCTTGTTTAACAGAAGAATTTGAGCAACCTCAGGTTGGATATTTGTCTGATGGTAGCCAGAACagtaagaagagaagaagggaaaCTTCTCCTGCTGTTGTTGAGAGTCAAATCAAAG CTACACCTGTAGCTGGTAAACCACTACGGATTCGTATTGTTTTCAAGAAACCGAAAGAAGCTGAAGCTGTACCTCAAGAGGATCCTGTTTGTTCCACTTCAGGGACTCAGAGACCTAGCGAATTACCAAGTTCTGTCTCTCTTCCAAGTATCTGTGATCATGATGTGGCTGTACCCTCAACTTCTCTTGAGAGTGGCAAG ATGATAGCAGCAGCGATGACTGGCTTTTTGGAACAAGTCGGAAAGAAAATGTTTCTTCTGCCAAGTCTTCTTATAAGACTGATGAAGACACGATCATGA
- a CDS encoding RING/FYVE/PHD zinc finger superfamily protein (RING/FYVE/PHD zinc finger superfamily protein; FUNCTIONS IN: phosphoinositide binding; INVOLVED IN: signal transduction; EXPRESSED IN: 24 plant structures; EXPRESSED DURING: 15 growth stages; CONTAINS InterPro DOMAIN/s: Zinc finger, FYVE-type (InterPro:IPR000306), Zinc finger, FYVE-related (InterPro:IPR017455), Zinc finger, FYVE/PHD-type (InterPro:IPR011011); BEST Arabidopsis thaliana protein match is: phosphatidylinositol-4-phosphate 5-kinase family protein (TAIR:AT3G14270.1); Has 29282 Blast hits to 20083 proteins in 828 species: Archae - 11; Bacteria - 1932; Metazoa - 10999; Fungi - 6486; Plants - 4104; Viruses - 590; Other Eukaryotes - 5160 (source: NCBI BLink).): protein MQQGDYNSYYHHQYSQFQNPTPNPNPNPNPSPPAPATVAGPTDLTRNTYASAPPFTGGYGSADYSNYSQNYTPYGQNSEHVPPSAPSFTSPSQPPPSPPATSLNPNSYSTFNQPPPPPTIHPQPLSSYGSFDSTAPYQQPTSQHMYYSPYDQHQTSGYSSAPPPSSAPAPNPNPAPYSSSLYSAPPYSSGGSSIPPSYEKPSVKFDQSGYDGYNRSRSDLGSDLYGKRSDSGEYPAFEDSYGDGVYAYQGGKVEPYGSRGTAPKSSNSTLFDDYGRSISFSSSGRDSSVSSNSAKIVRAVPKADVQEDSTGGVQKFRVKLLAETYGQTTTDVLCQIGLDGLRMLDPSTSRTLRIYPLENITRCEKLDSSILAFWSKTPVDIEAKRIRLQSNSYTTNTLLDTVTAAMFQAKEIGGSSRPPTSGKLIEQTAEKKKGLGDWMNIIKPVNEEKDHWVPDEAVSKCTSCGSDFGAFIRRHHCRNCGDVFCDKCTQGRIALTAEDNAPQVRVCDRCMAEVSQRLSNAKETTGRNVSLQSHEDLARKLQEEMERNRKSSSGLREGSGRRMKEVACPTCTVHLQVQVPVSGSETIECGVCQNPFLVSAH from the exons ATGCAACAGGGAGATTACAATTCGTACTATCACCACCAATACTCTCAATTTCAAAATCCTACTCCGAATCCTAATCCTAATCCCAATCCTTCTCCGCCGGCGCCGGCAACCGTAGCTGGTCCGACCGATCTTACTCGAAACACGTACGCATCAGCGCCACCGTTCACCGGCGGTTACGGTTCCGCCGATTACTCTAACTATTCACAGAATTACACTCCTTACGGGCAAAACTCTGAGCATGTCCCTCCTTCAGCTCCTTCCTTCACTTCACCATCACAACCTCCTCCTTCTCCGCCGGCGACatcactaaaccctaattcttaTTCAACCTTCAACcaaccaccacctccacccACGATTCATCCACAACCTCTATCCTCTTATGGATCATTTGATTCTACTGCTCCGTATCAGCAACCTACCTCGCAACATATGTATTACTCACCGTATGATCAGCATCAAACCTCTGGCTATTCATCTGCGCCTCCTCCTTCATCTGCGCCTGCGCCGAATCCTAATCCCGCGCCTTATTCATCATCCTTGTACTCTGCACCTCCTTATAGTAGCGGAGGATCATCCATACCTCCTTCGTATGAGAAACCGTCAGTGAAATTTGATCAATCTGGTTATGACGGTTATAACCGGAGCAGATCGGATTTAGGATCTGATCTATACGGAAAACGATCTGATAGCGGAGAATATCCTGCTTTTGAAGATTCCTATGGCGATGGCGTTTATGCTTATCAAGGAGGCAAAGTTGAGCCATACGGTTCTCGTGGAACTGCGCCGAAATCATCGAATTCAACATTGTTCGATGATTATGGACGATCCAttagcttttcttcttcagggAGAGATTCTTCTGTTAGCTCGAATTCTGCTAAGATCGTGAGAGCTGTTCCTAAGGCTGATGTGCAGGAAGATTCCACTGGTGGTGTGCAGAAATTTCGTGTCAAATTGTTGGCTGAGACTTATGGACAAACCACAACAGATGTTCTTTGTCAG ATTGGTTTGGATGGTCTTCGTATGCTTGATCCAAGTACTAGCCGAACTTTGAGAATATATCCTCTTGAGAACATCACAAGATGCGAA AAACTAGATTCGTCTATTCTGGCTTTCTGGTCTAAGACTCCGGTAGACATTGAAGCTAAACGTATCAGATTGCAATCAAATAGTTACACCACCAACACCCTTCTGGACACTGTGACGGCTGCAATGTTTCAG GCCAAGGAGATCGGGGGAAGTAGCAGGCCTCCCACCTCTGGAAAACTGATTGAACAAACTgctgagaagaaaaaaggattgGGTGATTGGATGAACATTATAAAGCCTGTTAATGAGGAGAAAGATCATTGg GTACCTGATGAAGCTGTTTCTAAGTGCACATCATGTGGTTCAGATTTCGGTGCATTTATACGAAGG cACCACTGCAGGAATTGTGGTGACGTCTTCTGTGACAAGTGTACTCAAGGCAGGATTGCTCTCACTGCTGAGGATAATGCTCCTCAAGTCCGTGTTTGTGACCGGTGCATG GCAGAAGTGTCACAAAGGTTGAGTAATGCCAAGGAAACCACTGGCAGGAATGTGAGCCTGCAGAGCCATGAAGACCTTGCTAGAAAGTTACAG GAGGAAATGGAGAGAAACCGCAAGTCTTCGTCTG GTTTGAGGGAAGGATCTGGGAGGCGGATGAAAGAAGTAGCTTGTCCAACATGCACTGTGCACTTACAG GTCCAGGTTCCAGTCTCAGGATCAGAGACCATTGAGTGCGGAGTTTGCCAAAACCCTTTCCTCGTTAGCGCACATTGA
- a CDS encoding GDSL-like Lipase/Acylhydrolase superfamily protein (GDSL-like Lipase/Acylhydrolase superfamily protein; FUNCTIONS IN: lipase activity, hydrolase activity, acting on ester bonds, carboxylesterase activity; INVOLVED IN: lipid metabolic process; LOCATED IN: endomembrane system; EXPRESSED IN: 8 plant structures; EXPRESSED DURING: 4 anthesis, petal differentiation and expansion stage; CONTAINS InterPro DOMAIN/s: Lipase, GDSL, active site (InterPro:IPR008265), Lipase, GDSL (InterPro:IPR001087); BEST Arabidopsis thaliana protein match is: GDSL-like Lipase/Acylhydrolase superfamily protein (TAIR:AT1G20132.1); Has 3842 Blast hits to 3728 proteins in 303 species: Archae - 6; Bacteria - 497; Metazoa - 14; Fungi - 63; Plants - 3136; Viruses - 3; Other Eukaryotes - 123 (source: NCBI BLink).), with protein sequence MLQDRVSGSLSSSKISRCVLFLSLFCFFLLTMHASANRLQRVPNPGPSPAPEPKPCPSPGPNPAPATTKRTHNTTFPAIFAFGDSILDTGNNDYILTLIKANFLPYGMNFPDKVPTGRFCNGKIPSDFIADYIGVKPVVPAYLRPGLTQEDLLTGVSFASGGSGYDPLTPIVVSAIPMSKQLTYFQEYIEKVKGFVGKEKAEHIISKGLAIVVAGSDDLANTYYGEHLEEFLYDIDTYTSFMASSAASFAMQLYESGAKKIGFIGVSPIGCIPIQRTTRGGLKRKCADELNFAAQLFNSKLSTSLNELAKTMKNTTLVYIDIYSSFNDMIQNPKKYGFDEIDRGCCGTGLLELGPLCNKYTSLLCKNVSSFMFWDSYHPTERAYKILSQKFVENDMGPFYDN encoded by the exons ATGTTGCAAGATAGAGTTTCTGGTTCTTTGTCTAGTTCGAAAATATCTCgatgtgttttgtttctctcactcttttgtttcttcctcttgaCGATGCATGCTTCAGCAAACCGCTTACAGCGAGTTCCAAATCCAGGGCCTTCCCCGGCACCAGAGCCTAAGCCATGTCCGAGTCCAGGGCCAAACCCCGCACCAGCGACAACTAAGAGGACACATAACACTACGTTTCCGGCGATCTTCGCCTTTGGGGATTCGATCTTAGACACAGGAAATAACGATTATATTTTGACCTTGATCAAAGCTAATTTTCTTCCATATGGCATGAATTTTCCAGATAAAGTTCCCACCGGCAGATTTTGCAACGGCAAAATCCCTTCGGACTTTATCG CGGATTATATAGGAGTAAAACCAGTTGTACCGGCATATTTGAGACCGGGACTGACCCAGGAAGATTTGCTCACTGGTGTATCCTTTGCTTCGGGTGGTTCTGGCTATGATCCTTTGACACCAATCGTAGTA AGTGCGATACCGATGTCAAAACAATTGACATACTTTCAAGAATACATAGAGAAAGTGAAAGGCTTTGTGGGAAAAGAGAAAGCCGAGCACATAATATCCAAAGGCCTAGCCATTGTGGTAGCGGGCAGCGACGATCTGGCCAATACCTACTATGGTGAACACTTAGAGGAATTCTTGTATGACATAGATACATATACCTCTTTTATGGCTAGCTCTGCTGCAAGTTTTGCTATG CAACTATATGAATCAGGAGCAAAAAAAATAGGATTTATTGGTGTTTCTCCGATCGGGTGTATACCGATACAGAGAACCACAAGAGGAGgacttaaaagaaaatgtgctGATGAACTCAACTTTGCAGCTCAGCTTTTTAATTCCAAACTCTCCACAAGTTTGAACGAATTGGCTAAAACCATGAAAAATACCACATTGGTGTATATTGACATCTACTCTTCTTTCAATGATATGAttcaaaaccccaaaaaataTG GATTTGATGAGATTGATAGAGGATGTTGCGGGACGGGGCTACTCGAATTAGGTCCGCTTTGCAACAAATATACATCACTTCTTTGCAAGAATGTgtcttcttttatgttttgggaCTCTTACCATCCAACGGAAAGAGCTTATAAAATCTTAAGCCAAAAGTTTGTAGAGAATGACATGGGCCCTTTCTATGAcaattaa
- a CDS encoding GDSL-like Lipase/Acylhydrolase superfamily protein (GDSL-like Lipase/Acylhydrolase superfamily protein; FUNCTIONS IN: structural constituent of cell wall, lipase activity, hydrolase activity, acting on ester bonds; INVOLVED IN: lipid metabolic process; CONTAINS InterPro DOMAIN/s: Pistil-specific extensin-like protein (InterPro:IPR003882), Lipase, GDSL, active site (InterPro:IPR008265), Lipase, GDSL (InterPro:IPR001087); BEST Arabidopsis thaliana protein match is: GDSL-like Lipase/Acylhydrolase superfamily protein (TAIR:AT1G20132.1).) — MEEALRHSKTMKRSSLVMHRRLWPWPLWPRPYPQPWPMNPPTPDPSPKPVAPPGPSSKPVAPPGPSPCPSPPPKPQPKPPPAPSPSPCPSPPPKPQPKPVPPPACPPTPPKPQPKPAPPPEPKPAPPPAPKPVPCPSPPKPPAPTPKPVPPHGPPPKPAPAPTPAPSPKPAPSPPKPENKTIPAVFFFGDSVFDTGNNNNLETKIKSNYRPYGMDFKFRVATGRFSNGMVASDYLAKYMGVKEIVPAYLDPKIQPNDLLTGVSFASGGAGYNPTTSEAANAIPMLDQLTYFQDYIEKVNRLVRQEKSQYKLAGLEKTNQLISKGVAIVVGGSNDLIITYFGSGAQRLKNDIDSYTTIIADSAASFVLQLYGYGARRIGVIGTPPLGCVPSQRLKKKKICNEELNYASQLFNSKLLLILGQLSKTLPNSTFVYMDIYTIISQMLETPAAYGFEETKKPCCKTGLLSAGALCKKSTSKICPNTSSYLFWDGVHPTQRAYKTINKVLIKEYLHVLSK; from the exons ATGGAAGAAGCCTTGAGACACAG TAAAACCATGAAGCGATCATCCTTG GTAATGCATAGACGGCTCTGGCCTTGGCCATTGTGGCCACGGCCGTATCCACAGCCGTGGCCAATGAATCCACCAACACCTGACCCATCACCAAAGCCTGTCGCACCACCTGGCCCATCATCAAAACCTGTCGCACCACCAGGCCCATCTCCATGCCCGTCACCACCACCAAAGCCTCAACCCAAGCCCCCACCAGCACCTAGCCCATCTCCATGCCCATCACCACCACCTAAGCCTCAACCAAAGCCAGTGCCACCACCAGCATGCCCACCAACACCTCCTAAACCTCAACCGAAGCCAGCACCACCGCCAGAACCAAAGCCAGCGCCACCACCAGCACCAAAGCCAGTCCCATGTCCATCACCACCTAAGCCACCAGCCCCAACTCCAAAGCCTGTCCCACCACATGGTCCACCTCCAAAACCTGCTCCAGCACCAACGCCTGCCCCTTCCCCAAAACCTGCCCCATCACCACCTAAGCCAGAGAACAAAACTATACCGGCCGTGTTTTTCTTTGGCGATTCAGTCTTTGACACAGGAAATAACAATAATctagaaacaaagataaaaagtaATTATCGTCCCTATGGTATGGACTTTAAATTCAGAGTTGCAACTGGTAGATTCAGCAATGGAATGGTTGCTTCCGATTATTTAG CCAAATACATGGGAGTAAAAGAAATTGTACCGGCATATTTAGACCCGAAAATACAACCAAACGATCTTCTTACGGGAGTATCTTTTGCATCGGGTGGTGCTGGCTACAATCCTACTACATCCGAAGCAGCG AATGCAATCCCAATGCTGGACCAACTGACATATTTCCAAGACTATATAGAGAAAGTAAATAGGTTAGTAAGACAAGAGAAGAGCCAATATAAGTTGGCAGGTTTAGAGAAGACCAATCAGCTAATATCCAAAGGAGTGGCAATTGTCGTCGGGGGAAGCAATGATCTGATCATTACATATTTTGGAAGTGGTGCTCAACGACTCAAAAATGACATCGACTCTTATACCACTATCATTGCTGATTCTGCCGCCAGTTTCGTTTTG CAATTGTATGGATATGGAGCAAGACGTATAGGAGTGATCGGAACACCACCACTTGGATGTGTACCATCACAAagactaaagaaaaagaaaatatgcaATGAAGAGCTAAACTATGCTTCTCAGCTTTTCAATTCTAAGCTCCTCCTTATTTTGGGTCAATTGTCAAAAACCCTACCAAATTCTACATTCGTTTATATGGACATCTACACTATCATCAGTCAGATGCTAGAAACTCCTGCGGCTTATg GATTTGAGGAGACAAAGAAACCGTGTTGCAAAACAGGATTATTAAGCGCAGGTGCCCTCTGCAAGAAGTCTACATCGAAAATCTGTCCCAATACATCGTCTTACTTGTTTTGGGACGGTGTGCATCCTACTCAAAGAGCttataaaactataaacaaaGTACTTATAAAAGAATACCTTCATGTTTTATCTAAATAA